One stretch of Eggerthella lenta DSM 2243 DNA includes these proteins:
- a CDS encoding sodium-dependent transporter, giving the protein MVREKFGSRLGFILISAGCAIGLGNVWRFPYIVGQYGGAAFVLLYLLFLVVFALPILVMEFAVGRASQKGVARSFDELEPAGSKWHRFKWAALAGNYLLMMFYTTVAGWMLAFMAFSGAGTFEGLDAGAVEGVFNGLLADPLMMVAFMLVVVLIGVLVTRAGLRNGVERITKTMMAALFAVLAVLVVRAVTLPGAEEGLSFYLMPDFAKLFEGGWGTFVDAVFAAMGQAFFTVSVGVGSMSIFGSYIDKRYRLTGEALRVAGLDTLVAIMAGLIIFPACFAFGVEPGSGPGLVFITLPSVFSQMPVGQLWGTLFFLFMSFAALSTVVAVFENIMSFSMDEWGWSRNRACLVNGIALALLSLPCVLGFNVWAGVEVPGIGNIQAIEDFLMSNNVLPLGALVFLLFCTSKRGWGWDAFLREADTGEGTRFPRWARGYVRFALPVLILAVFVAGYVPIVQTWLGLG; this is encoded by the coding sequence ATGGTACGTGAGAAATTCGGATCCCGTTTAGGGTTCATCCTGATCAGCGCGGGATGCGCCATCGGGCTGGGGAACGTGTGGCGCTTCCCTTACATCGTGGGGCAGTACGGGGGCGCGGCATTCGTGCTTTTGTATTTGCTGTTCTTGGTGGTGTTCGCGCTGCCCATTCTCGTGATGGAGTTCGCGGTGGGCCGGGCGAGCCAGAAGGGCGTCGCGCGCAGCTTCGACGAGCTGGAGCCGGCCGGGTCGAAATGGCATCGGTTCAAGTGGGCGGCCCTTGCGGGCAATTACCTGCTGATGATGTTCTACACCACGGTTGCCGGATGGATGCTGGCGTTCATGGCGTTCAGCGGCGCGGGCACGTTCGAGGGCCTGGACGCCGGCGCCGTCGAAGGGGTGTTCAACGGGCTTCTGGCCGACCCGCTTATGATGGTCGCGTTCATGCTGGTCGTAGTGCTGATAGGCGTGTTAGTGACGCGGGCCGGCTTGCGCAACGGCGTGGAGCGCATTACGAAGACGATGATGGCCGCCCTGTTCGCCGTCCTTGCCGTGCTGGTGGTGCGCGCGGTCACGCTTCCGGGCGCCGAAGAGGGCCTGTCGTTCTATCTCATGCCCGATTTCGCGAAGCTGTTCGAAGGCGGGTGGGGGACGTTCGTCGATGCCGTGTTCGCGGCTATGGGCCAGGCGTTCTTCACGGTGTCGGTGGGCGTGGGGTCCATGTCCATCTTCGGCAGCTACATCGATAAACGCTACCGCCTTACGGGCGAGGCGCTGCGCGTCGCGGGGCTGGACACGCTCGTGGCCATCATGGCGGGCCTCATCATCTTCCCGGCGTGCTTCGCGTTCGGGGTGGAGCCGGGCAGCGGCCCCGGCCTGGTGTTCATCACGCTTCCCAGCGTGTTCAGCCAGATGCCGGTGGGGCAGCTGTGGGGCACGCTGTTCTTCCTGTTCATGAGCTTCGCCGCGCTGTCCACGGTGGTGGCGGTGTTCGAGAACATCATGAGCTTCAGCATGGACGAGTGGGGCTGGTCGCGCAACCGCGCTTGCCTGGTGAACGGCATCGCGCTGGCGCTGTTGTCGCTGCCGTGCGTACTGGGCTTCAACGTGTGGGCGGGCGTGGAGGTGCCGGGTATCGGCAATATCCAGGCCATCGAGGACTTCCTCATGTCGAACAACGTGCTGCCGCTGGGCGCTCTGGTGTTCCTGCTGTTCTGCACGTCCAAGCGGGGCTGGGGTTGGGATGCGTTTCTGCGCGAGGCCGACACGGGCGAGGGCACGCGCTTTCCTCGCTGGGCTCGCGGCTACGTGCGCTTCGCGCTGCCCGTGCTCATCCTGGCGGTGTTCGTGGCCGGCTACGTACCCATCGTGCAAACCTGGCTGGGGCTGGGGTAG
- a CDS encoding FAD-binding protein, with protein MELNRRDFLKGSLAFGGVAALGGLAGCATPQQASNDSAKDAKPEKKSVPDSFTDGKWIGSAMGHDDDLFVQVTVAGGDIAGISVLRCDDTIGIGSTAAPMMATRILEAKNIDVDTVTGATTTSMAVQSAVADAITNAGGNPKDFRLGAATPSGGAAQTADVDVAFMGAGTAGLVAATRLLEAGKTVVLFEKQDIAGGSMPMTYSGVAAAESQLQANYALGRADDNPMYNKQAMLAVMQKYLVPENDRFDGAMPYQTAMYSNSGQLVDWMHGIGVGFYSLGVNKAYGVTPYLAPGCYMGGCGYAKDYLVDRIGALGGQIVYATKVTELVQDADGRVTGLKAEGRDGSTWTVTAKAVCLTSGGFAANPDMIKEHYPQYADFKFNCAPGSTGDGIELGQKAGGAIECMGRDLGAFLSTTNQAGSNFEIAFLYQTTPGILVNASGKQFGNIMSDNHGVLGRALLDETNGGKFFYVTDEAGRITTNKNELYAMDTYKCLEHRGDMVHYDSVEAAAEELGLTDLAATLDTHNAHALAGEEDEFGRKKLPYLDTHDGVWVVSCIPTFYLTTGGLAIDTEGHVLSDSGEAVAGLYAAGDVCGSIEEKDGRPYAMGFDAAMNYGYLMAETVKGEI; from the coding sequence ATGGAACTCAATCGCAGGGACTTTCTCAAGGGGTCGCTCGCATTCGGCGGCGTCGCCGCACTGGGCGGTCTAGCGGGATGCGCGACGCCGCAACAGGCGAGCAACGACTCGGCGAAAGACGCCAAACCGGAGAAGAAAAGCGTGCCCGACAGCTTCACCGACGGCAAATGGATAGGCTCGGCTATGGGCCACGACGACGACCTGTTCGTGCAGGTGACCGTCGCGGGCGGCGACATCGCAGGCATCAGCGTGCTGCGCTGCGACGACACCATCGGCATCGGATCCACGGCCGCTCCGATGATGGCAACGAGGATTCTCGAAGCCAAGAACATCGACGTGGACACAGTCACCGGTGCCACCACCACATCGATGGCCGTGCAAAGCGCTGTAGCCGACGCCATCACGAACGCCGGCGGTAATCCGAAGGACTTCCGCCTAGGCGCCGCAACCCCCAGCGGCGGCGCCGCGCAGACCGCCGACGTGGACGTGGCGTTCATGGGCGCCGGCACCGCAGGCCTCGTTGCAGCGACGCGACTGCTGGAAGCCGGGAAAACGGTGGTGCTCTTCGAGAAGCAGGACATTGCCGGCGGCTCCATGCCCATGACGTACTCGGGCGTCGCCGCCGCCGAATCGCAGCTGCAAGCGAACTACGCGCTCGGCAGGGCCGACGACAATCCCATGTACAACAAGCAAGCTATGTTGGCAGTCATGCAGAAGTACCTCGTTCCCGAAAACGACCGCTTCGACGGCGCGATGCCGTACCAAACGGCCATGTACTCGAACTCCGGACAACTGGTGGATTGGATGCACGGCATCGGCGTGGGCTTCTACAGCTTGGGCGTGAACAAGGCGTACGGCGTGACGCCGTATTTGGCTCCCGGCTGCTACATGGGCGGCTGCGGATACGCGAAGGACTACCTGGTCGATCGCATCGGTGCGCTTGGCGGACAGATCGTATACGCGACGAAGGTGACCGAACTCGTGCAGGATGCCGACGGTCGCGTGACCGGGCTCAAAGCTGAAGGGCGTGACGGCTCTACCTGGACCGTCACGGCGAAGGCCGTATGCCTCACGTCGGGAGGGTTCGCGGCCAACCCGGACATGATCAAGGAGCACTACCCTCAGTACGCCGACTTCAAGTTCAATTGCGCACCCGGCTCCACCGGCGATGGCATCGAGCTGGGACAGAAGGCGGGAGGCGCTATCGAGTGCATGGGTCGCGACCTAGGCGCATTCCTGTCCACCACGAACCAGGCCGGATCGAACTTCGAGATCGCCTTCTTGTACCAGACCACGCCAGGCATCCTCGTGAACGCGTCGGGCAAGCAGTTCGGCAATATCATGTCGGATAACCACGGCGTGCTTGGGCGGGCGCTTCTCGATGAAACGAACGGGGGGAAGTTCTTCTACGTCACCGACGAAGCGGGCCGCATCACCACGAACAAGAACGAGCTGTACGCCATGGATACCTACAAATGCCTCGAGCACCGTGGCGACATGGTGCACTACGATTCCGTGGAGGCTGCTGCCGAGGAGCTGGGGCTGACCGACCTCGCTGCCACTCTCGATACGCATAACGCCCACGCGCTCGCCGGCGAGGAAGACGAGTTCGGACGCAAGAAGCTGCCCTACCTCGACACGCATGATGGCGTTTGGGTAGTGTCCTGCATCCCCACGTTCTACTTGACCACGGGTGGTTTGGCCATCGACACCGAAGGACACGTGCTGAGCGACTCGGGCGAAGCCGTCGCCGGACTGTACGCGGCGGGCGACGTATGCGGATCCATCGAGGAGAAGGACGGCCGACCCTACGCGATGGGCTTCGACGCCGCCATGAACTACGGCTACCTCATGGCAGAAACCGTGAAGGGCGAGATCTAA